A region from the Lolium perenne isolate Kyuss_39 chromosome 4, Kyuss_2.0, whole genome shotgun sequence genome encodes:
- the LOC127347418 gene encoding pumilio homolog 1-like → MAMASSSEMSGGCVSGSYVDPPSSWSYCAMAFEVADTDQKIEMAKELGSNLLKCACDQHAIHAIQKCIEFVPPHHIQFVYRSLCGKVKMLSSHTFGYHVIQKALEFCKDPQMKHAIVTEILESVNELSVDPYGNFVVQYIVEHGEPHERQIIVLKFDGRVMEMSHQKHSCKVIEKCLIHGSYMDRKRIIVEILCAAGGTTADHLLSMMVHEYANFVIQRMLEVALEWQVDVIVKLVRRHEAMLAKYPHGRDVIAQVDKVVNARAGLPGSVAPAPPQSP, encoded by the exons atggcaatggcctcctcctcggagATGTCCGGCGGCTGTGTCTCCGGATCCTACGTCGACCCGCCGTCGTCCTGGTCGTACTGCGCTATG GCTTTTGAAGTAGCCGACACTGATCAGAAGATAGAGATGGCCAAGGAGCTTGGTAGCAACCTGCTGAAATGTGCTTGTGACCAACATGCAATTCACGCCATTCAGAAATGCATAGAGTTTGTGCCACCACATCATATCCAATTCGTCTATAGAAGCTTATGTGGGAAGGTCAAGATGCTATCCTCCCATACTTTTGGATACCATGTCATTCAG AAAGCGTTGGAGTTCTGCAAGGATCCGCAAATGAAGCATGCGATTGTCACGGAGATTCTCGAATCTGTCAACGAGCTGTCGGTAGACCCATATGGAAACTTTGTTGTCCAG TACATTGTGGAGCACGGAGAGCCCCATGAAAGACAAATTATTGTGCTGAAATTCGATGGGCGGGTTATGGAGATGAGCCACCAGAAGCACTCTTGTAAGGTCATCGAGAAATGCCTAATCCACGGCAGCTACATGGACCGCAAGCGGATCATAGTTGAGATTCTCTGCGCCGCGGGTGGCACAACTGCCGATCATCTACTG AGTATGATGGTCCACGAATATGCCAACTTTGTGATACAGAGGATGCTTGAGGTGGCGCTGGAGTGGCAGGTCGACGTGATTGTGAAGCTGGTGAGGCGTCACGAGGCCATGCTGGCCAAGTACCCCCACGGCAGGGACGTGATAGCGCAGGTCGACAAGGTCGTCAATGCCAGGGCGGGGCTCCCCGGCTCCGTTGCACCAGCACCACCCCAGTCCCCCTAG
- the LOC127347417 gene encoding uncharacterized protein, whose product MAPDNQNVPSKSGTNTDPCLPRQSSSASSRSALESYVEQHTQPNVDVENFPAQSSSSTSLSSVKKFAEIAAIQESCMRALIDPDQELALRLWNQSLEDMKNHYAPDVEKALSGEHQPTTNAPGNGGISVVSQIQDSSGGLGNIHNSGRVVSIEVDSLLEQIKHPMDPHMRLIYIKGHIPAISVDPIGSRFILKKLDTATTGEIIMLYNEIMPHIHTLIINVFANSVIHKLLDYGPAVYTRKLVGWEELKRVCGLQGCDF is encoded by the exons ATGGCTCCAGATAATCAGAATGTGCCTTCAAAGTCTGGCACAAACACAGATCCATGTCTTCCTCGGCAGTCTTCTTCCGCCTCCTCCAGGAGTGCTCTCGAGAGTTATGTCGAGCAGCATACACAACCAAATGTTGATGTTGAAAATTTTCCTGCACAGTCTTCATCATCTACTTCTTTAAGTTCAGTCAAGAAATTCGCGGAGATAGCAGCAATCCAGGAGTCATGTATGCGTGCATTGATTGACCCAGACCAGGAACTTGCCTTGAGACTATGGAATCAGTCCCTTGAGGATATGAAGAATCACTATGCTCCTGATGTTGAGAAGGCATTATCTGGGGAACATCAGCCGACTACAAATGCTCCTGGAAATGGAGGAATTTCCGTTGTTTCTCAAATCCAAGATTCTAGCGGCGGACTGGGCAATATCCACAATTCTGGCCGTGTAGTATCCATTGAGGTCGATTCCCTTCTTGAGCAGATCAAGCATCCAATGGACCCTCATATGAGGCTTATTTATATCAAGGGTCACATACCTGCTATCAG TGTTGACCCAATTGGGAGCCGCTTTATACTGAAGAAACTTGACACGGCAACTACTGGAGAGATAATTATGCTCTATAACGAAATAATGCCCCACATCCACACACTGATCATTAATGTCTTTGCCAATAGTGTGATTCACAAG CTTCTTGATTATGGACCAGCAGTCTACACTAGGAAGCTCGTTG GTTGGGAAGAATTAAAGCGTGTCTGTGGATTGCAAGGTTGTGATTTTTGA